One Candidatus Eisenbacteria bacterium genomic window carries:
- the atpF gene encoding F0F1 ATP synthase subunit B: protein MDNLIDIKLVLTQILGFVILVWILGRFAWGPIMSGLEARRQKIADEFAEAERRQKDADAQKAKFEAELRGIDSLRRASIQEGIAEGQRVASEIREHANAEAQARLQRADDEMAREREKAKELLKEQVVALSMRTAEKILQSKLDDPAQRRLAAAFIDEVGGVR from the coding sequence ATGGATAACCTGATCGACATCAAACTCGTCCTCACCCAGATCCTCGGCTTCGTGATCCTGGTCTGGATCCTCGGGCGTTTCGCCTGGGGCCCGATCATGTCCGGCCTCGAGGCGCGCCGGCAGAAGATCGCCGACGAGTTCGCCGAGGCGGAGCGCCGCCAGAAGGACGCCGACGCGCAAAAGGCGAAGTTCGAGGCCGAACTGCGCGGCATCGATTCGCTGCGGCGCGCGAGCATCCAGGAGGGCATCGCCGAAGGGCAGCGCGTGGCGTCCGAGATCAGGGAGCACGCCAACGCCGAGGCGCAGGCCCGGCTGCAGAGGGCCGACGACGAGATGGCGCGCGAGCGGGAGAAGGCGAAGGAACTGCTCAAGGAGCAGGTCGTCGCGCTCTCGATGCGCACCGCCGAGAAGATCCTGCAGAGCAAGCTCGACGATCCGGCGCAGCGCCGGCTGGCGGCCGCGTTCATCGACGAGGTCGGCGGGGTGCGATGA
- the atpE gene encoding ATP synthase F0 subunit C: MDSHSALGLALPLGVGIAAIGSGIGLGMIGNGALQAMGRQPEAIAKLQTAMIIIGAFAEALTIYAFVTVFLLMGKI, translated from the coding sequence ATGGATTCCCACAGCGCACTCGGCCTGGCCCTTCCCCTCGGCGTCGGCATCGCCGCCATCGGCTCGGGCATCGGCCTCGGCATGATCGGCAACGGCGCGCTGCAGGCGATGGGCCGCCAGCCCGAAGCGATCGCCAAGCTGCAGACCGCGATGATCATCATCGGCGCGTTCGCCGAAGCGCTCACGATCTACGCGTTCGTGACCGTGTTCCTCCTCATGGGCAAGATCTGA
- the atpB gene encoding F0F1 ATP synthase subunit A — translation MGLDLLRRIHRTSLLAAVAGSLFAAVYAGFAIGIAFAAGALWSLANLRLLETLVTSLTGGARAGRRAALAGAANVALLVLGGFLLVKLPVPALAAGFTLPFAIIFLKAASRALLDSRAWAAITRSPWRATALVAALAAIAWFALAPLGRAQTGHGGEPVPAEVHSAPAGGHAAAAHEVGPKEFDNLVAVIAKALHLPVAQDHKRLGNLDSVVFAVIVALLLCVVAAVAARDKKLVPGPFRNAVEALFEPVYNGVVDILGPKYGPRYVPFLGSLFIYILVMNLFGVVPLMKAPTSNLNVTFALAVTVFVYVQYTAITELGFLGWLDHLAGSPRSAIEWGLVPLAFPIHLIGELAKPVSLSCRLFGNIFGEDMLLVGFAGLGITLMTTLGLGAVPFGVPFHFVFLFLALLTSVVQALVFAMLSTIYFLLMLPHDHDHGHDHEPAVEAHHPAH, via the coding sequence ATGGGTCTCGACCTGCTTCGCAGAATCCACCGCACGTCGCTGCTGGCCGCCGTCGCGGGCTCGCTGTTCGCGGCCGTGTACGCCGGTTTCGCGATCGGCATCGCCTTCGCCGCCGGCGCGCTGTGGTCGCTCGCGAACCTCCGGTTGCTCGAGACCCTGGTCACGAGCCTGACCGGCGGAGCGCGCGCCGGACGCCGCGCGGCGCTGGCCGGCGCCGCCAACGTCGCGCTGCTGGTGCTCGGCGGCTTCCTGCTCGTGAAGCTGCCGGTGCCCGCCCTGGCCGCCGGCTTCACGCTGCCGTTCGCGATCATCTTCCTCAAGGCGGCGTCGCGCGCGCTGCTCGACTCGCGCGCGTGGGCGGCGATCACGCGCAGCCCATGGCGCGCGACCGCCCTGGTCGCGGCGCTGGCCGCCATCGCCTGGTTCGCGCTCGCGCCGCTCGGCCGCGCGCAGACCGGCCATGGCGGGGAGCCCGTTCCCGCCGAGGTGCACTCCGCGCCGGCGGGCGGGCACGCCGCGGCCGCGCACGAAGTGGGCCCGAAGGAGTTCGACAACCTCGTCGCGGTGATCGCCAAGGCCCTGCACCTGCCGGTCGCGCAGGACCACAAGCGGCTCGGCAACCTCGACAGCGTCGTCTTCGCCGTCATCGTCGCGCTGCTGTTGTGCGTGGTCGCGGCCGTCGCGGCGCGCGACAAGAAGCTCGTGCCCGGGCCGTTCCGCAACGCGGTCGAAGCGCTCTTCGAGCCGGTCTACAACGGCGTCGTGGACATCCTCGGCCCGAAGTACGGACCGCGCTACGTGCCGTTCCTGGGCAGTCTGTTCATCTACATCCTGGTGATGAACCTGTTCGGGGTGGTGCCGCTGATGAAGGCCCCGACCTCGAACCTCAACGTCACCTTCGCTCTGGCGGTGACGGTGTTCGTGTACGTGCAGTACACGGCGATCACCGAGCTGGGCTTCCTCGGCTGGCTCGACCACCTCGCCGGCAGCCCGCGCTCCGCGATCGAGTGGGGCCTCGTGCCGCTGGCGTTCCCGATCCACCTGATCGGCGAGCTCGCCAAGCCGGTGTCGCTGTCGTGCCGACTGTTCGGCAACATCTTCGGCGAGGACATGCTGCTCGTCGGCTTCGCCGGCCTCGGCATCACGCTCATGACGACGCTCGGCCTGGGCGCGGTGCCGTTCGGCGTGCCGTTCCACTTCGTGTTCCTGTTCCTGGCGTTGCTCACGAGCGTCGTGCAGGCGCTCGTGTTCGCGATGCTCAGCACCATCTACTTCCTCCTCATGCTGCCGCACGATCACGACCACGGTCACGATCACGAGCCTGCGGTGGAAGCGCACCACCCCGCCCACTGA
- a CDS encoding NUDIX pyrophosphatase produces MDHAGSVLSHRSTSLPRKKPTRGETSSRLGMASSIPALRAPAEFRLGVRGELMRLAPVKVFTSHRPPVTVHGVGNGAREGRRCPCKRSSAWGGILPKSSGPSPAGRCGRPETSLSQAVSTCFWIRHQARKAALLSRRREGRTDRPGVPRAALAPRLGATLSCRAMIPLRCRQIEVHLFRRRARRAEFLLLRRSAERTLPGVWQPVTGGVERGETAWQAAAREVLEETGLTPVRWWALEHLTVFYSPARDAVLALPVFAAEIAWTDPVHLSREHDRYAFVPPAVAARRVLWGTQRAALRAVRDEVFAGGPSAAARDITDRIAARPARRRPARTSRKPAR; encoded by the coding sequence ATGGACCACGCCGGTTCGGTCTTGAGCCACCGATCCACGAGCTTGCCCAGGAAGAAACCGACGAGGGGCGAAACCAGCAGCAGGCTCGGGATGGCGAGCAGCATTCCCGCGCTCCGCGCGCCGGCGGAATTCCGCTTGGGAGTGCGAGGTGAACTCATGCGACTCGCCCCGGTGAAAGTTTTCACAAGCCATCGCCCGCCCGTCACCGTGCATGGGGTTGGCAATGGCGCGCGGGAAGGTAGGCGATGCCCCTGCAAGCGGTCAAGCGCCTGGGGCGGGATTCTGCCGAAATCGTCGGGGCCCTCGCCCGCCGGCAGGTGCGGACGCCCCGAAACGTCGCTTTCGCAGGCGGTTTCGACCTGCTTCTGGATCAGGCACCAGGCGCGAAAGGCCGCCCTGCTCTCGCGCCGCCGCGAGGGTCGGACGGACCGGCCCGGAGTTCCCCGGGCGGCGCTGGCGCCCCGGCTCGGCGCGACCTTATCCTGCCGCGCCATGATTCCCCTGCGCTGCCGGCAGATCGAGGTGCACCTGTTCCGCCGCCGCGCCCGCCGGGCGGAGTTCCTGCTGCTGCGGCGCAGCGCCGAGCGGACCCTGCCGGGCGTCTGGCAGCCGGTCACCGGCGGCGTCGAGCGCGGCGAAACCGCCTGGCAGGCGGCCGCCCGGGAGGTCCTGGAGGAAACCGGGCTCACGCCCGTCCGCTGGTGGGCGCTCGAACACCTGACGGTCTTCTACTCCCCCGCCCGGGATGCGGTGCTCGCGCTGCCGGTCTTCGCCGCCGAAATCGCCTGGACCGACCCCGTCCATCTTTCCCGCGAGCACGACCGCTACGCGTTCGTCCCGCCGGCCGTCGCCGCCCGCCGCGTGCTCTGGGGCACCCAGCGCGCCGCACTGCGCGCGGTGCGCGACGAGGTGTTCGCGGGGGGGCCCTCGGCGGCGGCACGCGACATCACCGATCGCATCGCCGCGCGCCCGGCGCGCCGCCGGCCGGCGCGAACCTCGCGGAAACCCGCGCGCTGA
- a CDS encoding YajQ family cyclic di-GMP-binding protein: MASNSSFDVTTGVDMMEVGNAVDQATKEITQRYDFKGVKAGIELDAKAGTLTLTAPDDYKLGAVWEVLQGKMVKRKVPVQNLTRGTAESAAGSSLRQTVTLTTGLSSELCREIVKFLKDAKLRKVQAAIQGDTVRISSPSKDDLQGAMALLRGHDFGVELKFGNYRTN, translated from the coding sequence GTGGCCAGCAACAGCTCGTTCGACGTCACGACCGGCGTGGACATGATGGAAGTGGGCAACGCCGTGGATCAGGCGACCAAGGAGATCACCCAGCGTTACGACTTCAAGGGCGTCAAGGCGGGGATCGAGTTGGACGCGAAGGCCGGCACCCTCACGCTGACCGCGCCCGACGACTACAAGCTCGGCGCCGTCTGGGAAGTGCTGCAGGGCAAGATGGTCAAGCGCAAGGTGCCCGTGCAGAACCTGACGCGCGGCACGGCCGAGTCCGCCGCCGGCTCGTCGCTGCGCCAGACCGTGACGCTCACGACCGGGCTGTCGAGCGAGTTGTGCCGCGAGATCGTCAAGTTCCTCAAGGACGCCAAGCTCCGCAAGGTGCAGGCCGCGATCCAGGGCGACACCGTACGGATCTCCTCCCCCAGCAAGGACGACCTGCAGGGGGCGATGGCGCTGCTTCGCGGGCACGACTTCGGCGTCGAGCTCAAGTTCGGCAACTACCGGACGAACTGA
- a CDS encoding dipeptidase, with protein MDALAQYLENHRDRFLDDLKAILRIPSISADPKHKGDVRRCAEHLAAHLKAIGMTTAELVETKGHPIVYAEWLGAPGAPTVLLYGHYDVQPVDPIELWKTQPFEPVVEDGKIRARGACDDKGQVYMHCAAVAAHLAVHGRLPVNLKMMIEGEEESGSTSLEPFLTAWKDRLKADVIVVSDTSMLGPDQPALCYALRGMCYTQIEVTGPARDLHSGEFGGAVRNPANALAAILAGLHDADGRCTVPGFYDRVRALTALEKQAIEALPFDEAKFLHETGSPGPFGEKGYSTYERVTSRPTCDVNGMWSGYTGEGAKTVLPSFAAAKVSMRLVPDQDPDEVFAAFAAHVRRLTPAGVTVKVANLHGAQPFITDPSHPLLQAAVRALARSWTKKPALFREGGSIPVMASFQKVLGYPCILMGFGLHDDQVHAPNEKFSLSSFHGGTKSCAYLYEELAKR; from the coding sequence ATGGACGCCCTGGCGCAATACCTCGAAAACCATCGCGACCGGTTCCTCGACGACCTGAAGGCCATCCTGCGAATCCCCAGCATCTCGGCCGATCCGAAGCACAAGGGCGACGTGCGCCGCTGCGCCGAGCACCTGGCGGCGCACCTGAAGGCGATCGGCATGACCACCGCCGAGCTGGTCGAGACGAAGGGCCACCCGATCGTTTACGCCGAGTGGCTGGGCGCACCGGGCGCGCCGACCGTGCTGCTCTACGGACACTACGACGTCCAGCCCGTGGACCCGATCGAGCTGTGGAAGACGCAGCCGTTCGAACCCGTCGTCGAGGACGGCAAGATCAGGGCGCGCGGCGCGTGCGACGACAAGGGCCAGGTCTACATGCACTGCGCCGCGGTCGCCGCGCACCTGGCGGTCCACGGACGGCTGCCGGTCAACCTCAAGATGATGATCGAGGGCGAGGAGGAATCCGGCAGCACCAGCCTCGAGCCGTTCCTGACCGCCTGGAAGGACCGGCTGAAGGCCGACGTGATCGTCGTCAGCGACACCAGCATGCTCGGCCCCGATCAGCCGGCGCTGTGCTACGCGCTGCGCGGCATGTGCTACACGCAGATCGAGGTCACCGGCCCCGCGCGCGACCTGCACTCGGGGGAGTTCGGCGGCGCGGTCCGCAATCCCGCGAACGCGCTGGCCGCGATCCTCGCCGGGCTGCACGACGCCGACGGGCGGTGCACCGTCCCGGGTTTCTACGACCGGGTGCGCGCGCTCACCGCGCTCGAGAAGCAGGCGATCGAAGCGCTGCCCTTCGACGAGGCGAAGTTCCTGCACGAGACGGGCTCGCCGGGGCCCTTCGGCGAAAAGGGCTACTCGACGTACGAACGCGTCACTTCGCGACCGACCTGTGACGTGAACGGCATGTGGAGCGGTTACACCGGCGAGGGTGCGAAGACCGTTCTGCCGAGCTTCGCCGCCGCCAAGGTCAGCATGCGGCTCGTGCCCGACCAGGACCCCGACGAGGTCTTCGCCGCGTTCGCGGCGCACGTCCGGCGCCTCACCCCCGCGGGCGTCACGGTGAAGGTCGCGAACCTGCACGGCGCGCAGCCGTTCATCACCGACCCTTCGCACCCGCTGCTTCAGGCGGCGGTGCGCGCGCTGGCCCGCTCGTGGACGAAGAAGCCGGCGCTGTTCCGCGAGGGCGGCTCGATTCCGGTGATGGCGTCGTTTCAGAAGGTGCTGGGCTACCCGTGCATCCTGATGGGCTTCGGCCTGCACGACGACCAGGTTCACGCTCCCAACGAGAAGTTCTCCCTTTCGTCGTTCCATGGCGGCACGAAGAGCTGCGCGTATCTGTACGAAGAGCTTGCGAAGCGCTGA
- a CDS encoding ferredoxin, producing MQIRIRRSDCCGSGLCVEIAPAVFALDPKSKCMVLDPEADSPEKVLEAAEACPCQAIEVLNDDGDPIFP from the coding sequence ATGCAGATTCGAATCCGGCGAAGCGACTGCTGTGGAAGCGGCCTGTGCGTGGAGATCGCGCCGGCCGTGTTCGCGCTCGACCCGAAAAGCAAGTGCATGGTCCTGGACCCCGAGGCCGACAGCCCCGAAAAGGTGCTGGAGGCCGCCGAAGCCTGTCCCTGCCAGGCGATCGAGGTGCTGAACGACGACGGGGACCCGATCTTCCCGTGA
- a CDS encoding ACT domain-containing protein encodes MSARRALALHPERFAVCRFAPDDPLPAWVFHAGATTWSLTRTPRELSLVCPEDDLPPAIERAERGWRAFEVAGPIPFEETGVLAGLAAPLAAAGIPVFALSTHDTDLLFVRERDLERATAALAAAGHETSA; translated from the coding sequence GTGAGCGCGCGCCGCGCCCTGGCGCTGCACCCGGAGCGCTTCGCGGTCTGCCGCTTCGCCCCCGACGATCCGCTGCCCGCGTGGGTCTTTCACGCCGGCGCCACCACCTGGAGCCTGACCCGCACCCCGCGCGAGCTGTCGCTCGTCTGCCCCGAGGACGACCTGCCCCCGGCGATCGAGCGCGCCGAACGCGGCTGGCGCGCGTTCGAGGTCGCGGGCCCGATCCCGTTCGAGGAGACCGGCGTGCTCGCCGGGCTCGCCGCGCCGCTGGCGGCCGCCGGCATCCCGGTGTTCGCGCTCTCGACCCACGACACCGACCTGCTGTTCGTGCGCGAGCGCGACCTCGAACGGGCGACCGCGGCGCTCGCGGCGGCCGGGCACGAAACGAGCGCGTAG
- a CDS encoding ATP-binding protein, translated as MPPRGRGYTKVDLRHLLEDLRDAYPGGLEETILTELVANSLDAGAANIRLFADPAAAEFRLEDDGRGMVWKELRQFHNLAASSKTRGEGIGFAGVGIKLALLAAREVLTESRRGKSHAASRWHLASREFAPYEPVPPPGFVRERGTAVSLRLDNALSPLLDAGFLEHVLRTHYQPLLDPEFAVALASLYPRGARFEVNGRVIEPRREGAAEHARIEVKVERQRKPSGFGYVQRHALPLPEHLRGIAISTYGKVIRRGWDWLGILPAAPERVTGIVEVPALSQSLTLNKGDFVRTGPRGALYLSYRRAVQEAVQAQLSRWGDARDTAQDERRRIARPLERDLERVLEGLTDDFPLLASLIERQHGGQRRISLARGEGGAAAALPAAAEVGAAGEAPAAGDAGPEPDDAGRDASGDEGLSAPAGAPPPEMPAAGTPTADPASPGDETAGAPRTRAQRYGLSLQFEDRPGDPEMGRLIENTVWINTVHPAYVRAESTRSTGYHVAVAVALALATLATGGAGVQQFVTVFLAQWGEAMRAGPARRTRGR; from the coding sequence ATGCCCCCACGTGGCCGTGGCTACACCAAGGTGGACCTGCGCCACCTCCTGGAGGACCTGCGGGACGCCTATCCGGGCGGCCTCGAGGAAACCATCCTCACCGAACTGGTGGCGAACTCGCTCGACGCGGGAGCCGCGAACATCCGGCTCTTCGCCGATCCCGCCGCCGCGGAGTTCCGGCTCGAGGATGACGGCCGCGGCATGGTCTGGAAGGAACTGCGGCAGTTCCACAATCTCGCGGCCAGCTCCAAGACGCGCGGCGAGGGCATCGGCTTCGCGGGCGTCGGCATCAAGCTCGCGCTGCTCGCCGCCCGCGAGGTGCTGACCGAGTCGCGCCGCGGCAAGTCCCACGCGGCGTCGCGCTGGCACCTCGCGTCGCGCGAGTTCGCCCCCTACGAGCCCGTTCCGCCGCCCGGGTTCGTCCGCGAACGCGGAACCGCGGTCTCGCTGCGCCTCGACAACGCGCTTTCACCGCTGCTCGACGCCGGCTTCCTCGAGCACGTGCTGCGCACGCACTACCAGCCGCTGCTCGATCCCGAGTTCGCCGTCGCGCTCGCGTCGCTCTATCCCCGCGGCGCGCGCTTCGAGGTGAACGGCCGGGTGATCGAGCCGCGCCGGGAGGGCGCCGCCGAGCACGCCCGGATCGAGGTGAAGGTCGAGCGTCAGCGCAAGCCGTCGGGTTTCGGCTACGTGCAGCGCCACGCGCTGCCGCTGCCCGAACACCTGCGCGGCATCGCGATCAGCACCTACGGCAAGGTGATTCGCCGCGGCTGGGACTGGCTCGGCATCCTGCCGGCCGCGCCCGAGCGCGTCACCGGGATCGTCGAAGTGCCCGCCCTGTCGCAGTCGCTCACGCTCAACAAGGGCGACTTCGTGCGCACCGGCCCGCGGGGCGCGCTCTACCTGTCCTATCGGCGCGCCGTCCAGGAGGCGGTCCAGGCGCAACTCTCGCGCTGGGGGGACGCGCGCGACACGGCACAGGACGAGCGCCGCCGCATCGCCCGGCCCCTCGAGCGGGATCTCGAACGCGTGCTCGAGGGGCTCACGGACGACTTCCCGCTGCTCGCCTCACTGATCGAGCGCCAGCACGGCGGCCAGCGGCGCATCTCGCTGGCTCGCGGCGAAGGCGGCGCGGCTGCGGCCCTGCCGGCCGCGGCCGAAGTCGGGGCCGCGGGCGAGGCGCCGGCTGCCGGCGACGCTGGTCCGGAGCCGGACGACGCCGGGCGCGACGCCTCGGGCGACGAAGGGCTTTCGGCGCCGGCCGGAGCGCCGCCTCCCGAGATGCCTGCCGCCGGCACTCCCACGGCCGATCCCGCAAGCCCGGGCGATGAAACCGCCGGGGCACCCAGAACCCGTGCGCAACGCTACGGCCTCTCGCTCCAGTTCGAGGATCGCCCGGGCGATCCCGAGATGGGGCGGCTCATCGAGAACACGGTCTGGATCAACACCGTGCATCCCGCCTACGTGCGCGCGGAGTCCACGCGTTCGACCGGCTATCACGTCGCGGTGGCGGTCGCGCTCGCCCTCGCGACGCTCGCGACCGGCGGCGCCGGCGTGCAGCAGTTCGTCACGGTCTTCCTCGCGCAGTGGGGCGAGGCCATGCGGGCCGGTCCGGCGCGTCGAACACGCGGCCGATAG